The nucleotide window GATCCCCCTGGTGGACAAGGTCTCCAACATGTCCAGGGCCGCGGCCGTGGTCATCCGCAATACGGCAAGCTCCAATCAGCAACTGGTGTCGGTGCGCTATCGGCTGCCAACCGTGCTGATCGACCAGCAAGGCGGCGAGACCCTGCTGGACTGGGTCAGGACCACGGACACGCCCATGGTCACCCTGGCCGGCACCGAAGCGCAGTACGATCCGGCCGGGGCCGATGTGATGGCGCCCTTCTCCGGACGCGGCCCCTACGCCGCCGTACCCGAGCTGATGGTGCCCCATATCTCCGCGCCCGGTGTTGACATCTATGCCGCCTATGCCGACGAGATGCCCTTCGTCTCTTCCTTTGCGGCCGCCCCCGCGGATTTCAGCTTCCTCAGCGGCACCTCCATGGCTACCCCCCATGTGGCCGGAGCCGCCGCCCTGCTGCGCCAGCTGCATCCCGACTGGACCCCTGCCGAGATCCAGTCCGCCATGATGCTCACCGCCAACCCGGACGTGATCAAGGAAGACGGCATCAGCCCGGCCGGCTTCTTTGACACCGGCTCCGGCGTGCTGAGGGTCGATATGGCCGCCCAGGCCGGCCTGGTCATGGACGTGCCCGTGGACGACTACAAGGCCGCCGATCCCAACCAGGGCGGCGATCCGACCCTGCTGAACCTGCCCATGCTGAGCGACGGCCAGTGCCCCGGCACCTGTAGCTGGACCCGTACCTTCCGGGCCACCCGGGACGGCAGCTGGTCCCTCCAGCCCATGGGCGCCCTGGACGGTGTCAGCTTGGGCGCCTCTCCCGCCCAGTTCGATATCCAGGCCGGCGAAAGCGTCCAGGTGACCTTCACCGCTTCCCTGGCCTCCCGGGTCGGTGAGGACTGGAGCTTCCAGCGCTTCAACCTGGTCCCCATGGATGGCTCGCCCACCCTGTCCATGCCGGTGGCGCTCAAGCCCATGATCGCGGACATTCCCCTGCTGCTGCGCCAGGATTACTTCTGGAGCCAAGGCGTGCTCACCCTGCCGGGCCTGCGCTTCCGCTACCCCAGCGACGTGGTGCTCAATGCCAAGCCGCTGGAGCGGGCGACCACCCACGAACTGCTGGTTGCCCAGGACAGCGACAACAGCTCCCCCTTCGACGATCTGGCCGACGGCGCCAGCGTCCAGATGCTGGATGTCGCCACTGCCACCGACCTCAGGGTCATAGTGGGTGCCTCGGAAGCCAAGGACGTGGATCTCTTCATCGGCCTGGACAGCAACAACAACGGCCTGCCCGAAGTGGTCGAACTGACCCAGGTCTGCGCCACCGTCGCCAATGTCGGTGAAGGCTGCAGCTTCAATGCCGGTGAGGGACTCTACTGGGTGCTGGTTCACAACTTCGAGGGCAGTGGCGCCGACCAGGACAGGATCCGCCTGGACGTGCTGATGTCCCCCAGCGAGGAGCGCCTGGACACCGTGGCCAGCCTGGACAACCCCAGCGCCGACCCCTACCAGTTTGTGGATGCCTCCCTGGACTGGATAGGTGAGATGGACCAAGGGGTTTACTACGGCGAACTGGAGATCTTCGACCGTACCTCCAGCAGCACCAACAGGGTGCTTGGCAGCACCAGCATGGTGATCAACCGTACCGCTCCCACCACCACGGCCAAGGTGGTTCAGGGTGAACTGGCCCATGGCCAGCGTGCCCGGGTCGAACTGCTGGTGCCGGGCAACCCCACCCCAGACGAGCTGGAATACCGGGTCGAGCTGGACATGGATGCGGGCCTGGCCCTGGTCGAGAGCAGTGGTGTCGAAGGCATGAGCGTCAGCCACAGCGATACCGAACTCAGCATCCGCCTGCCGGCCGGTGCCAAGAGCGGCCTGGTGCAGTTTGACCTGGCCCAACGGGTCCCGGCCTCCGGCGACTTCCAGGTGACCTGGTCCCTGGACAGCGACAAGGCCGGTTTCCAGGCCCAAGGCGGCAGCTTTGCCCTTGGCAACAGCAACCAGGCGCCGACCCTGTCCTTCCCCGCCAGCCTGTCAGCCGACATGGGCACTAGCCTGGAGCTGGATCTTGGCCTGGCCGATGCCGACGGCGACGCTCTCGACTACAGCGTCAGGCAAACCGCCGGTCCCGCCGTCGAGGTGCAGGACAAGGGCAACGGCCTGCTGGTGCTGGACCTGCCCGAGGTGGATGGGGATCGCCGTGCCACCTTCGAGGTCAGTGTCAGCGACGGTGAGTTCACCGAAAGCAGGCAGTTCACCCTGGTCATCAAGCCGCTGTCCGAGCAGGGCGGCAGCGGTGGCGGCTCGCTGGGCTTGGGCCTGGGCCTGCTGGCCCTGATGGGCCTGCGCCGCAGGCGCTAGGTTTCCACTCCCTTGTCTATTGGCCGCCGCGAGGCGGCCTTTTTTATGGTTCTTCGCACATTAGCGGGGAATAGATGTGAAAACGGCTGGATAGGTTATTGTGATGTCGCCAAACAAAGACACTAACCAACCAGCCGTTTTCGATGTCGCAGCTTACCCTTCCGTTCGAGCTGTGGGAAGGCTTTAGCCCCGACCACATAGAGCAACACGACCAACATCTCACCATTCACCTCAGCCCCAATCGCCCGCCCTGCTGTCGTTGCGGCAAGCTGGCCCAAGCCGTCCACGACACCACCTGGAGAACGGTCGCCGATCGCGCACTGATGGACCATACCGTGACCCTCAAGGTGCCGGTGCGACGGCTTAACTGCCATCAGTGCGGCCGAGGGACCGAACACATCTCCTGGCTGCGTCCCTTCGCCCGTTTGAGCTGCCGTCTGGAACGCTACGCCGAACGCCTACTGGCGTTACTGCCGGTCAAGCAGGTCGGTGAACTGCTGGGGCTGCACTGGCACACCGTGAAGGCCATCGACAAGCGCCGCCTGCAGCGGCAGGTCACCGAGCCCGACTGGTCCCGGTTGCGACGACTGGTCATGGATGAGTTCGCCCTGTTCAAGGGCCACCGCTACGCCACCGTCATCGCCGATGCGGATACCCACCAGGTGTTGTGGATAGGCGAGGGACGCAGTCGCCGCAGCATCCGGCCCTTCTTCGAGCGGCTAGGCGAACGCTGTCAGCAGATCGAGGCCGTGGCGATGGACATGAACACCGCCTTCGATCTGGAGGTGCAGGCGCATTGCCCCAACGCCAGGGTGGTCTACGACCTGTTCCATGTGGTGGCCAAGTATGGCCGGGAGGTGATTGACCGGGTGCGGCTCGACTGTGCCAAGGCCCAGGGCACCGAGCAGCAGGCCCGCCGTCATATCAAGCGTAGCCGCTGGGTGTTGCTCAAAAACGAGGGCAATCTCAATGACAAGGAACGTGGCCGCCTCGAAGCCTTGCTGGCCGCCAACCGTGATCTGATGGTGGTCTACGTGCTCAAGGAGCAGTTGAAGGCGCTGTGGTACTGCCGCGATGAGCAAACGGCCCATCGCCAATGGCGGCTCTGGTGGCAGCAGGTGGAGGAAAGTGGCATCGCGCCGCTGTTGCAGTTCGCCCGTAAGCTAAAACCCTACTTGCCAGGGATAGTCGCTTCCGCCAGCTATCCCCTCCATACCTGCCGGCTGGAGGGGATGAACAACAAAATCAAACTGATGAAGCGGATGGCTTATGGCTATCGGGATCTGGAGTACTTCTTCCTGAAGATAAAAGCCGCCTTCCCCGGAGATCCGCGATGAACCTTTTTTATTGGAGGCAGCCCAGCCGCGCAAATAGCCGGGGCAAAGCCGCCAAAAACATGAGAGGCTGGACCCCAGGCCCAACAGGTAACGCCCATGACCATCCCCGACTGCCATTTCCACACCCCAAGGCTCCAGGTGCGCCCCTGGCGGCTACGCCTGGCCGGGTTGCCGGACCGCGACGCCTTCGCCGGGGAAATCCTCAAGCTGCTGACCCCGGCGGTGACCCGCACCCTGCCGCCGGGCTGGCAGCAGATCCAGACCAGGGAGCAGGCCGAGCTGTGGCTCAGGGAGCGGGACGCCGAGAGCGCCATGCTGGTGGTGGAGCACCAGGGCGCACTGGTGGGGCTGCTGTTCCTGCACGGTGACGACGGCGATCTGCACCTGGGTTACCTGCTGGGGGAAATGCACTGGGGCCAGGGCCTGGCCAGCGAGCTGATTTCGGGGCTGGTGGCCTGGGCCGGCCAGCAGGGCGGGATCCACACCCTGGTCGGTGGCGTCGAGACCGACAATGGCGCCTCCATTCGGGTGCTGGAAAAGGCGGGCTTCACCCGCCGGGAAGACAAGGCGGCGCCCCAGGGGGTGATCTTCCTGGAGCACCGCCTGCAGGGGAACTAGGCGGCCAGCAGGGCGCGCCAGGCCAGGGCCGACAGGTACAGGCCGAGGCCAAAGGCGCTGTGGGCGGCCAGGCTGAGCAGGCGGGCCCGGCTGGGGTTGGGAGCCTTGGCGGCGGCAATGCCGAAGCCCAGGCAGGGCTGCATCAGCAGGAAGGGCGCCGCCAGGGTGCCTATCCCCACCAGCAGCGCCGGCGCCAGGGAGGGATCGTCGGCCCAGCCCGGTCCCCACAGCCCCAGCAGCAGGGCGGCAAAGGCGATGCCGATGCCGTAATGGGCGCCCCAGCCCAGCAGCCGTTCGCCTGCCACCGGCGCCGCCCTGGCGATATGGGGATGGGCCCAGGTACCTTTGGGCATGTGCCCCAGCCAGCGCCCCACCAGGCTGTAGTCCAGGGGCGGGATCCCGAACAGCCGCTTCAGCAGCAGCGCCCAGGCGTCCATGGCAAGGGTGGCGCCGGTGCCGATCAGCGTCGCCTTGAGCAGCAGTTCCTGCAGTTCGTTCATGATTTCTCCTTGGGGTTGTCAGGCCGCTTCCTTCATGGCGGCGCGAAATTGCTCTGTCATCTGGTGGCCCTTGATGGCCGGTACGGCGATGGCGCTCAGCATCAGCTTGCCGGCCATGATCAACAGCGCCGTGGCCAGGGCGTCCAGGAACCAGGCGATGGCCGGCCCGGCCGGGCCCAGGTAGGCGGGGCTCTCCGCCAGGGCCGGCAAGGTCCAGTGGCCGGTCAGGCCGTGCAGGGCCAGGGCCGCCCAGAAACCGAAGCAGTAGGGGCAGCGCCAGGCCTGGTACAGGTAGGCCAGGGGCCTGGGCAGGGCGGCCACCAGCCGGTTGAACCAGCTGCCCCAGTCCGGCAGTTTCTCCCAGATCAGCAGGTACAGGGACAGGCCCATCAGGGTCAGGGTGAACTCCATCTGTTACTCCTTGGTCGCGGTCAGAAGATGAACGGCAATGCCGGGGGCCCGGTAGTCCCCGGGCTGGCCCGGGGCCAGCCCGGCATCGCGGAGCTGGCAGGCGAGCCGGGCCATATCCAGGACCGGGAAGTCCTCGGGGCTGGCGCCGGGGAACTGCTCGCCAAGCTCCGGCAGCAGCTCGGCCCAGTTCTCCTCGATGATCACCAGGCGCCCGCCCGGCCTCAGCACCCGGCGCACCTCGGCCAGGCCGGCGGCCAGATCCTGCCAGTGGTGCAGGCTGCATACCGCCAGGGCCAGGTCGAGGCCGTCGTCGTCCAGGGGCAGCCTTTCGGCGCTCGCCTCCAGGAACTCGGGTGCCTGGGCCAGGTTCTGGCTCTGAGCCCGGGCCTGTTCCACCATCCTGGGGGTGGGATCCACGCCCGTCACCTGGGCGCCCAGGGCCGCCAGCAGGCGGGCCAGGTGGCCACCGCCACAGCCGATATCCAGTACCCTGTCGCCGGCCCGTATGCCGGCCAGCTCGGCCACCCTGTCGTGAAGCGGCACCTGGCCCCACTGGCGCAGGTATTGGTCGGCCTGGTGATCTGACCAGGCCCCCGGCAGGGCGGGGTGTTCTGATGAGGTCATGGCAATGGCTCCTTTTTTGGTTAGACAGGCTAACCATAAGGTCAAAAAGGTTAGGCTGTCAAACCAAATGCGCCTGGGAAGGGGAGGCGGGGGCGGCTAGAATGGTTCGCCTGACTAAGTATCAAGGGGAGTGCCCATGGCGTTGGCACAATCACTGATGGCCCTGCAACGGCAGCTGACCCGGGCCTGGGCGGCCCAGGGTCTGGAGGGGGAACTCAGCTATAGCGAGTTCGAGTACCTGAAGCTGGTGCAGGCGGCGGAGGAGGCCAGGCCCTCGGGCCGGCCCCACGACGACAGCAGCCACCTGTCGACCCTGGCGGCGGAGCTGCAGGTGCAGAAGTCCTCGGCCAGCACCATGGTCAAGAAGCTGGAAAAGCGTGGCCTGGTCAAGCGCATTCCCTGCCAGTTCGACGCCCGCGCCCAGCACATACTGCTTACCGACCAGGGCCGGACCCTGCTGACCCAGGCCCAGGCCGCCGTCTACGACGCCTTGGAGCAGCGGCTGGCGGCGGGCCTGGGCGAGGCGGAATACGCCCGGCTGGAAGGCTGCCTGGCCAGGCTCTGCGAGCAGCTTTCGGCCAGCGCGGGCTAGGCCACGGGCAAAAAAAGGGGGCCATTGGCCCCATTTTTGTCGTGGATGAAAAGCGGCGGCTCAGGCCTCGGCCAGCACCTTCTCCATGGTCCAGTTGGTGAGGATCTCGCCGTTACGCTCGGTGTCGTTGCGGCGTACCTCCACGAAGCCCTGCTTGGTGAAGAAGGGCCTGGCCAGGTAGGAGGCCTCCACGTACAGGCGCCGGATGCCCTTGGCCCTGGCCTGGGCTTCCAGGTGGGCGTAGAGGCTGCCGGCGATGCCGCGGCGCTGGTGAGCCCTGTGCGTATAGGTCCAGTCCACGTGGCCGTCGTCTTCCAAGGTGATGAAGCCCACCACCTGGCCGTCGATCTCGGCCACATAAGGCGGCTTGGCGTCCAGGCGCTGCTGCCAATGGCCGTAGTCCTTGGGCAGGGGCGCCCACTGATCGACCTGGGCCTGGGTGTAATACTCCAGGGCCACGCTGTGGATGCTGTCGTAGAAGATATCGGCGAGGGCGCGGGCATCGCTGGGCTGGTAGTCGCGGATCAACATAAAACATCCTCCATGGGGCCAGGCTGCGCTTAACATGAGCGCAACAAAAAAGGGCGGAGGACTCTAGCAGAGCACCGCCCCAATGCCAAGGCACTGATGCTTCAGGCGAAAGGCGCCAGCTGCCTGGTCAGCACCAGGGGCCAGATCAGGCCGGTGGCCATCACCACCAGGTTGTCGCCGACACCGGCCCTGTCCTGTTCATGGATGCCGACGCTTGGGCATAGTCCCAGGGTCAGCACCTTCACCACCGGCCAGCCCAGGTACCAGCACAGGGTCTCGCACAGCAGCTCCCACAGCAGCCACACCAGGACTCGGGCCAGGTAATAGAGGGCCTTCAGCAAGGGGCGGGCGCCCAGCTCCAGCAGTTCTTCGATCATGGGGCCTCCCGGCGAGATCGGTTCTGGCATTGGAGCATGCCGGTGGCGGCCGATCAACGGCGTACTGGTCTATTGCCCCGCCTTCAGCTCCTTGACCACCCGCTTTTCCAGCTCGGCCCGGTGGCTGAAGCTTTCCATCGGCGTGACGTGCCAGTTGAGCACGCCCCAGCCGGGCAGGGCCCGCACCAGTTCCGTGACCTCCTCGTGGGAGCCGGCCGAGAGCACGAAGGCGCCGGCCCTGGCCCCCACCAGGATGCCGCCGGCCTTGATGCGCCTTTCGGCGGCCAGGCTCTCCAGGCTGGGGATGATCAGTGTCTCCAGCAGTTCGATGGCCTGGGCCTCGGAGGTGGGGCTGCCGGCGGCATTGGCCTCGAACTCCACCAGGTAGAGCTGGCTCTTGGCCAGGGCCGGGGCGGCCAGGACCAGCAGCAGGGCAAGGAACAGGGTTTTCATTGGCGACTCCCATGGATCCGTTTCGGGATATAAAGCATAGGAGCGGGTTGGGCATTTTGCCCTTAGGCGACAAGGCCCCGCTGGGGCCTTGCCGTTACTGGGCCTTGGGGCTCAGCCAGGGCTGGGACCACCAGTAGAAGCGGCCGGGCTGGTCCTTGGAGGGGGCTGTGCAGTTGACCCTGGAGCGGCCCGGTGGCAGATCCAGGGCCGGCACCTGGGCTTGCTGGCCCTGGATGGCCAGATCCAGCACCTGGCCTTCGAAGAAGCAGTTGAAGCGGCCCATGTCGGCGTCCTCGGCCTTGACGGTCAGGGTCAGGGCCGGGCTGTAGCCGTTAACGCGCAGCATCTCGGTGTCGGAGCTGGCCACCGGCAGGTGCAAGGTGTTGAGCTTGAGCTTGAGGCTGGCCAGATCCGCGTAATGGCCGGCGGCCGGGAAGCGGGGCAGGGCGGTGAGATCCGAGCCCGGGCCCATGGGGCCGGACTGCTGGCCGAAGGCCACGTAACCCTCGGCCCGCAGGAAGGCCTGCAGCTCGCCGTTGTATTCGCCATAGGGCCAGGCCAGCCACCTGGGGCTGGCCGGCAGGGCCTGCTGGGCGTCGAGGATGGCGGCCTTGGCCCTGTCCAGGGGCAGCTCGGTGAGGTGGGGATGGCCCCAGCCGTGGTTGGCGATGGTGGCGCCCTGCTGGGCCAGCTCGGCCAGGTCGGCGCGGCTCATCATGCCGGGGGCGCCCAGGCTGGCGGGGTTCACGAACAGGGTATAGGGGTAGCCGTACTGGGCCAGCAGCGGCGCCGCGTTCTCGGCGATGTCCCTGTAGCCGTCGTCGAAGGTGATGGCCACGGCCTTGTCCGGCACCTGGGCCTCGCCCTTGGCGGCGGCGATGGCCTGGCTCAGCGGCACTACGGTGAAGCCGCCCTGTTTCAGGTGCTCCAGGTGGGCGCGGAAATCGTCCGGCCTGGTGCTGGTGGAAAAGGGGCTGTCCTCGGCCACATGGTGGTAGAGCAGCACCACTGTCTGCTGGGCGGCCATGACCGGCAGGCAAAGACAAAGTAACAACCAACGCCACATATCATCGATTCCTTAAACAGCGACGCCGCTCTGGGGCGGCGTCTTGGATTATCGTACAAGCTGATCCAGTGTGCCCTGTGCCAGGGGATGGTAGCCGGGCCTGGCCTTTTCATAGGCGGCCTTGGCAAAACCCTGGTATTGGGGTTTCTCCATCAGCATCTTGTACAGCGGCACCACCAGGCGGCGGCGACCGATACGCTGCAGATAGCCTTCCATGGGGGTGAACGCCGGCTGGTAGTCGTGCTCGATGGCCTGACGATACCAGGCGTGGGCGATCTCGCTGTTGTTGGCGCCACTAAAAGCAAAGGCTTTATCAAGTTCGGCTAATTGTGCTTTTCCGATGCTGTCGGGAAGCTGATAAATGAAATAGATCCACTGCTGGGTGTTCCAGCCCCGGGTGGGCAGCTGAGCAAGGCCCTTGTCGCCGGCCAGCCAGGCGTCCAGCTCCGCCTTGACCTTCACGAAGGCCTGGGAGCTGGGCTTGGGAGCGCCGTCCGGCAGGCCGGGCTGGAAGATCCAGGCCTTGAGCCTGTCCAGCTCGACCTTGCCTTCCTTGACCAAGGTGGCCTCCATGTGGGCCAGGAAGCGCTCGGTGTCCATGGATTGGAAGGCGAAGCGGCTGAAGTAGTCCTTGATGAAGGCGTCGAAGCGCTCGCGGCCCACCTTGGCCTCCAGCTCGAACAGCATCAGCGCGCCCTTCTCGTAGGGGATGTCGCTGAAGGCGTCGTCCGGGTCACGGCCGGCCAGCTCCAGGGCCAGCTTGGTGTCGCGCGGGTCCAGCTGGTCGATGTCTTCCAGCAGTTCGTTGTAGCCCAGCAGGGCCTCCATGCGCTCGCGATCCTTGCCGTACAGGGCCTCCATGATGCGGTAGGTCAGGTAGGTGGTGAAGCCCTCGTTCAGCCACAGATCCCGCCAGGCGCCGTTGGTGACCAGGTTGCCGGACCAGGAATGGGCCAGCTCGTGGGCGATCAGCGACACCAGCGACTTGTCGCCGGCGATCACCGTGGGGGTGATGAAGGACAGGCGCGGGTTCTCCATGCCGCCGAAGGGGAAGCTGGGCGGCAGGATCAGCAGGTCGTAGCGGCCCCAGGGGTAGGCGCCGTACATGGCTTCCACCTTCTCCATCATGGCTTCGGTGTCGGCGAACTCCCAGGCCGCCGCCTCCAGCACCGCCGGCTCGGCATAGACGGCGGTGCGCTGGCTCATGGGCTTGACCGCCAGGTCGCCGACGCCCAGGGCGATCAGGTAGGAGGGGATGGGCTGGGGCATGTTGAAGTGGTACTCGCCGTCGCGGACCGGATCCTGCTCCATCTCGGCGCTCATCACCGCCAGCAGCTCCCTGGGGGTGCGGATCACGGCGTCATAGGTCACCCGCACCGCCGGGCTGTCCTGCAGCGGAATGAAGCTGCGGGCGTGGATGGCCTGGGCCTGGGAGAACAGGAAGGGATGCCGCTTGCCGGCGGTCTGCTCGGGCGCCAGCCATTGCAGGCCGGAGGCCTTGGGGGAGGTACGGTAGTGCACCCGCACCTGGTGGGCGCCCCTGGGCAGCTGGATGTGCAGGGCCGAACCCAGGTTGGCGTCGGCCTCCTTCAGCTGCCAGCCGGTGGCCAGCCAGCCGTTGCCGCTGTTCTGCTCCACCTTGCGGATATGCAGGTCGCGGGTATCCAGGATCAGGGTGCGGGCATCCTGGTCCAGGCGGCGGATATCCAGCACCACGTTGCCGTCCAGGACCTTCCTGTCGAAGTTGACGGTCAGATCCAGGCTCAGGTGGCTGACCCTGAGCTGGTCATGGTTGGCGAAGCTGTGCTGGTCGGCCCTGGCAAGGAAGCTGGCGGCCAGCAGCATGGTGGCGGCGATGAGGCTAAAAAGGCGCATGGCTGTTCATTGTTGTTGTGGATGTGGCGGGGATTTTAAAGAATTTCGACTCGGGCTTCACGGTGGTGGCCCTTCTTTCGTCGCGGCCGGGCTGCCTCAGGACGGTTGCCCGGGTACACTGACGCAAATTTGTGACCGAGATCGCCATGGATCCCCGACCCTACCGCCAGGTGCTGGCCCTGGCCCTGCCCATGATCCTGTCCAACATCAGCGTGCCGCTGCTGGGGCTGGTGGACACGGCCGTGATCGGCCACCTGGACGACGCCGCCTTCCTGGGCGGGGTGGCCGTGGGCAGCATGCTGATCACCTTCCTGTTCTGGCTGTGCGGCTTCCTGCGCATGAGCACCACCGGCCTTATCGCCCAGGCCCACGGCAAAGGCGACGGCCAGGCCCTGGCCGTCTGGCTGGGCAAGGGCCTGGCGGTGGCCCTGGCACTGGCGGCGGCCTTGCTGGTGCTGCAGTGGCCCATAGGCGAGCTGGGGCTGTGGCTGAGCGGCGGCTCCGAGCAGGTGCGGGCCCAGGCGGCCAGCTATTTCTATATCCGCATCTGGGCGGCGCCGGCGGCTCTGTGCAACCTGGTGGTGCTGGGCTTTTTGGTGGGACGCCAGGACACCAAGGGGCCCATGGCGCTGCTGCTGCTCGGCAACGGCGTCAACATGGCGCTGGATCTGCTGCTGGTGGTGGGCCTGGGCTGGCAGGTGGCGGGCGCCGCCCTGGCCTCGGTCATCGCCGACTACCTGGCCCTGGGGCTGGGCCTGTACCTGGTGGCCAGGCGGCTGCCCGGCGTCCACCGGCACTGGCTGGCCCTGCTTGGCCGCGGTGGCTGGCGGCGGCTGTGGCTGCTCAACCGCGACATACTGCTGCGCAGCCTCTGCCTGCAGCTCTGCTTCCTGTTCGTCACCTTCCAGGGCGCCCGCCTGGGTGACGCCGTGGTGGCCGCCAACGCGGTGCTGCTCAACTTCCTGCTGCTGATCTCCTACGCCCTGGACGGCATCGCCTATGCCGCCGAGGCCCTCACCGGCAAGGCCGTCGGGGAAAAAGACGAAATCGGACTGAGGGCCTGGGTGCGGATCTGCGCCCACTGGTCGCTGGCCTTTGCCGGCGCCTTCGTGGTGCTGTTCGCCCTGGGCGGCGAGGCCATCATCGCCCTCCTGACGGACGTGGCGGCGGTGCGCCAGGAGGCGGTCCGCTACCTGCCCTGGGTGGTGGCGTTGCCGCTGGTGGCGCTGTGGTGCTACCTCTACGATGGCGTCTTCGTGGGTGCCACCCGCGCCAGGGAGATGCGCAACACCATGGTGCTGGCCACCTTCGGGGTCTTCTTCCCGCTGTGGTGGCTGAGCCAGGGCTGGGGTAACCATGGCCTCTGGCTGGCGCTGAGCGCCTTTTTGGCCACGCGCGGCCTGGCGCTGTGGTGGCTGTACCGCAAACCGGGCTTTGTGACGGGTTCAGGCTGAATTCATAAGGGGCCCTTTAGGTTTTACTTAACAGCGCCATAGGAGGCCAATATGAAGAAGACCCTAGCCCTGCTGAGCCTGAGCATTCTTGCCTTTACCGCCTGGGCCTCGCCGCCGCCAAACCAGGTGCCGCCGCCGAGCCATGGCAAGCCGCCCGCCGCCGTCCCCAAGGCCAAGGGGGCACCGCCCGCCGCCCACCAGAAGTTCCGCCAGGAGCACAACCGCAAGTGGCAACATCGCCGCTACGACGATGACGACCGCAACCAGTGCTGGGATGCCTGGGGTTACAACCTGGGTGGGCGTTTCGACGACGAGCAGCGCTACTTCATCGAGCTGGGCGGCGGTCACTGCCGCGAGCAGCGCCGCGATCACGACCGCGACGGCGACATCGACGCCGTGCTGCGCGCCGGCCTGGACCGCGACGACGTCTACAAGGCCATCAACCTGGCCCGGGAGGAGTTCGACCTGAACCGTGCCCGCTTCGTCCGCGCCACCGAGGTGGACAACAGCATCCGCAACATCCGCTACACCCTGGTGTTCAAGACCCGCCGCGGCTACCGCCATTTCCGGGTCAAGCAGCGGGCCTGGACCGGCCAGGTGCGCGACATCTGGGAGGTGCGCTAAGGACGGAGTCGGCGTAGGCTTAGAAGGCCGCTACCCAGGAGTCGCCTTGTGAGACTACGCCTCTGTTCCCTGTTGCTGTTGCCCTGGCTGGCCTGGGCCAAGCCCCTGGCCCTGGTCATACAGGGCGACCAGTATTACCCGCCCTACAGCTACCTGCAGGATGGCCAGTTCAGGGGCATCTACGTGGATCTGCTCAAGGTCGTCTTCGCCGAGATGCCCGGCTACCAGGTGGAACTGCAGCCCATGCCCTGGAAGCGTGGCCTGCGCATGCTGGAGCTGGGCGACAGCTTTGCCCTCTTTCCCCCCTACCTGCACCTGAAGGAAAGGCCCTGGATCGGCCGCTACTCGGCGCCCATGCTGGAAGAAGAAGTGGCGGTGTTCTGCCGCGATGACGTGGTGCTGCCGGACAAGCCCGCCTTCCCGGACGACTTCCAGGGCCTGACCTTCGGCATCAACAGCGGCTTCGCCCTGGGCGGCGAGGCCTTCCGGCAGGCCGTGGCACAGGGCTGGATCCGCCTGGAAGCGGCCCATTCCAACCAGTCCAACCTGCTGAAGATGGTGCTGCACCGCATCGACTGCTACATCAACGACCGCCGCGCCATCCTCTTCGATCTCGAGGTGCTGGAGGAGCAGGGCTGGCCCATGGCCCTGGCCGGGATCGGCCAGAAGGCCAGCGTCTCCAGGGAGATGGCCTACCTGGCCTTCAGCCGTTACGAGAGCCGTTACCCCTACCGGGATGCCTTCGTCGAGGAGTTCAACAGGGTCCTGGCCAAGGTCAAGGCCAGGGGCGAGCTGGACCGCATCGTCGCTTCCTACCTCAACGGCGCAGCTCAAAGTGGGGAAACAGCGACAGGCCCAGGGCCGTCAGCGCCGCCAGCGTCGTCTCGCTGACGTTGGGGCGGCCCAGGCCCGGGTCCAGCATCTGGCCGGGCCTGACCAGCTGCAGGGCATGGTGTCTCACGCCCCTGGCCGCCAGCGACTTCATCAGCATCTTCAGCGCCGCCACCGGCATCAGCTCGCCGTGCCAGGTGGTGCGCACCTCGA belongs to Gallaecimonas sp. GXIMD4217 and includes:
- a CDS encoding S8 family serine peptidase, whose protein sequence is MHKKSIIALAVAAGFAGSALAEQGSKSFGWQRKVNNVINADVEVAANADGRNRYIVQFLQKPAALQAVELLQQPKDGADLGLQRAKAMPPTQMVRAALKTPAMKAYRHELARHKTVFMDGARQALGRELHSRLDFSVAFNGMVLDLSPAEAEQLLALPQVARVIKEVPHKLMTDNGPGHIGAGNVWDGSATGLSAKGEGVIVGIFDTGVNTDNRAFAATGDDGYTVSNPYGAGNFLGDCVSDASLCNDKLIGVYSYPEITGNYDGIRPANGEDYNGHGSHTASTTAGNVLHDVPVLLPGFREAVSDGVETGIMLPEMAGVAPHANVISYQVCDAQACYPSLTVKSVELAIEDGVDVINYSIGPSALIQPDPWNDPSSVAFLSAREAGIVVAMAAGNSGPGPSTDGNVAPWGLSVGATTHERIWTHQLSGTGAQGEVLAPITGVADVFTSFTQLNNLTESAPIVYAGDYEDMDGNNLALCDQRLSFRDPVNSELSGKVVICDRGEIPLVDKVSNMSRAAAVVIRNTASSNQQLVSVRYRLPTVLIDQQGGETLLDWVRTTDTPMVTLAGTEAQYDPAGADVMAPFSGRGPYAAVPELMVPHISAPGVDIYAAYADEMPFVSSFAAAPADFSFLSGTSMATPHVAGAAALLRQLHPDWTPAEIQSAMMLTANPDVIKEDGISPAGFFDTGSGVLRVDMAAQAGLVMDVPVDDYKAADPNQGGDPTLLNLPMLSDGQCPGTCSWTRTFRATRDGSWSLQPMGALDGVSLGASPAQFDIQAGESVQVTFTASLASRVGEDWSFQRFNLVPMDGSPTLSMPVALKPMIADIPLLLRQDYFWSQGVLTLPGLRFRYPSDVVLNAKPLERATTHELLVAQDSDNSSPFDDLADGASVQMLDVATATDLRVIVGASEAKDVDLFIGLDSNNNGLPEVVELTQVCATVANVGEGCSFNAGEGLYWVLVHNFEGSGADQDRIRLDVLMSPSEERLDTVASLDNPSADPYQFVDASLDWIGEMDQGVYYGELEIFDRTSSSTNRVLGSTSMVINRTAPTTTAKVVQGELAHGQRARVELLVPGNPTPDELEYRVELDMDAGLALVESSGVEGMSVSHSDTELSIRLPAGAKSGLVQFDLAQRVPASGDFQVTWSLDSDKAGFQAQGGSFALGNSNQAPTLSFPASLSADMGTSLELDLGLADADGDALDYSVRQTAGPAVEVQDKGNGLLVLDLPEVDGDRRATFEVSVSDGEFTESRQFTLVIKPLSEQGGSGGGSLGLGLGLLALMGLRRRR
- a CDS encoding ISL3 family transposase, which gives rise to MSQLTLPFELWEGFSPDHIEQHDQHLTIHLSPNRPPCCRCGKLAQAVHDTTWRTVADRALMDHTVTLKVPVRRLNCHQCGRGTEHISWLRPFARLSCRLERYAERLLALLPVKQVGELLGLHWHTVKAIDKRRLQRQVTEPDWSRLRRLVMDEFALFKGHRYATVIADADTHQVLWIGEGRSRRSIRPFFERLGERCQQIEAVAMDMNTAFDLEVQAHCPNARVVYDLFHVVAKYGREVIDRVRLDCAKAQGTEQQARRHIKRSRWVLLKNEGNLNDKERGRLEALLAANRDLMVVYVLKEQLKALWYCRDEQTAHRQWRLWWQQVEESGIAPLLQFARKLKPYLPGIVASASYPLHTCRLEGMNNKIKLMKRMAYGYRDLEYFFLKIKAAFPGDPR
- a CDS encoding GNAT family N-acetyltransferase, giving the protein MTIPDCHFHTPRLQVRPWRLRLAGLPDRDAFAGEILKLLTPAVTRTLPPGWQQIQTREQAELWLRERDAESAMLVVEHQGALVGLLFLHGDDGDLHLGYLLGEMHWGQGLASELISGLVAWAGQQGGIHTLVGGVETDNGASIRVLEKAGFTRREDKAAPQGVIFLEHRLQGN
- a CDS encoding DUF2938 domain-containing protein, which translates into the protein MNELQELLLKATLIGTGATLAMDAWALLLKRLFGIPPLDYSLVGRWLGHMPKGTWAHPHIARAAPVAGERLLGWGAHYGIGIAFAALLLGLWGPGWADDPSLAPALLVGIGTLAAPFLLMQPCLGFGIAAAKAPNPSRARLLSLAAHSAFGLGLYLSALAWRALLAA